GATCAGTTGCAGTAGATTTCATCCCAACACAAGCTAATTTGTTTTCTCTCTTCCTCCAGACATTCTTCTCTATCTCAGGAAGATCTTCAAGTTCTTTCCAGTCAAAATCAAGCTCTACATCGCTTGGCTCCCAATGTTCTAGTGGAGAAACAGATTGTTGGGGAGAAATAGGATATTTTTCAGGTTCAGGGGCTCTATCCTCAAATTCACCTTCACTATGGGGAGAAGGCGCGTCCTGATCTGGTGACGCGTCCTGAGAAGGGATGGATGCGCCCTCATTAGAGGCGCTTATATGCTTGTGTGATTTACTGGAAGAAGGAATAACCTCGTCGTCAGTCCATTCTTCTATTGCTTGAGTACGAGTAGTCTGGGAAGTTCTCTTGCGTTTCTCTCCAAGTCTTGCATTAAGGGGAACATGGTCCATCGATTCGGAGTCTGAGCTTTCCATAAGCGAGGTTTTTGATTTTAGAGATTCAAAAACACGAGCCTCTGCTTCAAGAAAAGAATTCGTCCTGTGAAGCTTGGGAAGCTCAGGTATGAAGGAAATGGAAGGTGGGGAGTAAATTCCAAGGCGTTTGTTGATGACCTTGAaagagtaaaatggagaagaTGAAGACGCGTCTTCCAGCTGAAACAAGAAGGGAAAAGATTTTGAGGATGCGCCCAAATTTTGAAGAAGAAAATACTGAAAATATGTAAAAGGAAACAAGGGAAGAGGAATGATTGTGAGGACACGTCCTAAACGTCTATCGCAGGAAATATGCTAAGGTGACGCGTCCTAGGTGAACAAGTGCGTTTATATAACTCTTGGTTGAAGCAACTTAAATTGTGATAAAATATAGGATGCGCCCTGAGAGGTAAACGTGTCCGCAACGGTGGGAATATAGCATAATTTGAAGCGATTATGGTCAATTTGGGGAAATTCAATTAAAGCCCTAGAAACGTGCAGTTACAAAATCAAAGAGGCAAAATATGATACTTTCATAGATATATACACGTATATAGGCAgaggaaaatgaagaacagttaaAATCAAAATGAAGCATACGAACGGTTTTTTGCTTATTTTGACGGGGTTATTCGACCAAATAAAGAAATAAAAGATGATTTACGTACCTCGTAAGTTGGGGGTTTGATTAAGCTAGAGAAATCGAGTAATGGGCGGCTGAATTGTCGGAGTTTTGAACCTAAAGCTTAGAAGCGGCGGCGATGGCAATTtcctgagagagaaaagagaaaagtGACAATGATGTGTTGTGTTAGGGTATTTATGGAAAAAGATGGCTGACGTGTAAAAGATAGTTATCACGCAACGGTCGATCTTGAGTGTCTGAAGGTTTGACGCGTCCAGGAAATAGGACGCGTCCTCATGGGTCAGTCCAAATTTTGTTTGGGGTTTTCGGAtaaaaattccaattttgttttcaactgcaaatagaatttggggggtagttgttatacccaaaatttggcatttgATTGATGCGGGTCAAACGCGGACTAATTACAGTCAAACTCGGTATTGCATTGTAGAAGGTGATGACGCCTCCAGGCACACAGGATGCGCCCAATGTTGAGGAGATGTTTTATGAAGGATGGTCTAATAATAAGGAAGCTTGGGAGCACATGATTAGGGTAGAACGCGCTCAGGAGTTGTGGACGCGTCCACCATGGTGAAAGTATCTGGCAGTTGTGGTCTTTTGGCAATGTAAGCTGGGGGACGCGCCTGTCCtgcttaggacgcgtcctgtcaCTGTGGAATGCTGTGAGAGGTAGTTGTTGAGGAAAAAATACAGGCTTCATAAAGGTGAGAACATGGCAAGggtcttaggacgcgtcctgtgtttgGTCAATACACTCTCAAGGGTGACCTCAGGACAAAGGTATGCATGGAAAGGAGCAGTGGATGGCTAACtttactaacgtatttgttgcaggtactctttgaagaatttcctcattgagacggtcaaggagggggatgtccgtgaaaagcttgaaggcctccaagggtatgcctgatgattgaagacctcctcctgtattcaacgggtgtcctcgttggggatgcggggttaactttggtgtgtgctttgggagctctattcttgtattcaacgggtgtcctcgtgGAAAAattttggagtcatcctgcactttgcacccaagagtttgggatcacctgtcatgttatctggtgggttatcctcattcgggggacagggatgcgtccggcacttggggtgaaccgtggctatacatgcgtccgtaaatcaagggagatagctgtagcggaatgttatccttgcgcagggagatgcactatccgtgaattcctacgattacggacgagccttggacCTTCACGGTTGAGCCTCATAGTTGGGCATTCCTAAAGCTAGCAAAAGATGGATTCTGGATGGGCTTCTACCGGgtctaggaataagaagtctaagcccattagatttcttgttccccaagaactacgtcaggcttgatccctatctaaagggtacgtaggcacattgagaggggtaagaagttgagagctgataatGGAGCCgccacttactctgatcaatctcagcctaaaacaaccataaaccaccacacaccgcttgattttccggcaaaaaaccaccgtcatagatcttaattccggcgagaaacctcaatctttgttgttgccaaattcctccgtcaacatcCCGTTATTTCGTCTAATTCTCTCACTCTAAATCCTTCTATCTACGACACTGGCTGTTCCAAAGAAAGGCAAGATGGAATAGCACTTGACAATTGACAAAAAAATGTATTTAAAGACTTAGAAAGCGTTATGCGAGTAAAGGATGCAGAAGCCAGAATGTTCCCTAGTATTGCAAATGAGGCTGAATGAGAAGTTGGAAGAAGAGTACTCCAAGAAGCTAGCTAAATTGTTTGCAAGATACTGAGAATAGGCGGGGAAAAATGTGGTGGTCCTCGAGGTGATGCCAACAGGGCTGGCCCTGAGATTCGAGGGGTCCTAATCGAAATCAGTTTATGGGGCCCTGTTATACATATATCATgaaaattcatatatatttacTTGAAGAAGTTAGAAATTTTTGGGGGTCTTAAGTGTAGGGGGCCCTAGGCGCAAGTTTTGCTCGCCTATAGGCAGGGTCACCCTTGGATGCCAATATCCAATAACCAGAGTCGGCTTTACGGGGAGTTTCCCCAGTTATTTGCCTAGGGCCTCCAATAATATAGAGGCctccaatatatatatacatatatgtagtattaatatttataattattagttattaattatattcaataaaattattaaaacatTATCTATTCTTCTCCCGTATACACCAGTTTAGAAATCTGGACAGTACTTTAATTTTAGACACATTTAATACAATAAAAAAAGATAATAGCCCAATAAATTAGTCTAATGTTTTACAATATTTTGGATTTTGGTGATTTAATTAGAGATTTTGCACATTCAAAAGTAAGAAGAATAATAACTTCTTAACTTTAACTTgaactatttttatattttatttattagtTAAGAATTATTTTTACTACTGCAAATTTTTCATGTGATTTTAGTTAATCAAATTTTAGATTTTGATTACAAAATACTAGGGCATCGACTGGCCCTGCCAAATAGCAACTGACAACAGGCTAGTGTTTATGAATCATTTCTTGTTTCATATGTTGACATTTTGGATCCTGTTTGCTCTTAAAACAAATATAAAGATATGGTTTCTTTGTTAAGATTTGAGTTGCTTTGTTTTGTATGTAAAGAAATGAAAGCCATTGATGAATACAAAACTAAACGAATAATCAAATTGCTATATCTTGTTTTGTTGCTAGCTGGTTTTTATTATTGTATTGGTATAGATTCCACGACAACCTTGAATAAAAAAACACAAGCTGTATTTCAATAACTAAACATCTTTCCCACACTGTTAATAATTCCCTCTTGCTACATTATACTCAGGAATGATTATAAAGATGAATACTAAAAAATTGCCTACACAACCATAACACAGAAGATATCATGGTAAAGTTATTAAGAGAATGAGGATGTAAATGGAAGAGGCCATGACTTCTTTTGATAGTACTAGTAACGTCTTGGAAGAATGACAGAAAAGCCAACTGCGATTCCGAATAGTAGAATCAGCAGACCGGTAAAATTCATTATCAGAGCTTCTTGACCGCGGCGTAAGCCTATGAAAATGAATCTCTCTGTCAGGCCAGTTTCCGCGGATATTATTGCCATTAAGAAAATGACTATGCCAAAGAACACGTGATATGGCGCCATTCTTGACCTTGTTCCTGAATCTGCACCTGGGAATACGAACGAGAAAAAGGCGAACAGAAACTGGCAAAAGAAAGGAAATGTAAAGTGTCAGTTAGGCATTGTTGTAAGTTGTAACAAGTCTGTTGTGGATGTCTAGGGTCATGTATAGAAAGTTCAAGATCCATTCCATTTTTACAATAGTAGATATTGCAGTTGTAACAAACAAACCAAATTTTCTGAAAAAAACTTATGGTTTGTACACTTGTACCTGCAAGCCGAATAAGCAGAAGGTTGACATGCCAATCCAGGAATGTAAAGTATACATATGTGGGATTGAAATCTCGTTATGAAACTTGAAAACTGCATAAATTCCAATGATTCCGCATGTCAGTGCGATGGTATGCAAGATCAAGTGAACTATTTTCTGCGTTTCTCTTTCTGCAGCGACGGTCTTGAAAGACATGATTGCTGATTCATAACAATACACAAGCATTCAGTTAGGATGTATAGCAGCTTTGACAAATCAATGCCATGTAATTTATAATGAACATCTAAAATTTAGTTGAAACAAGGCACCAATGAACTAAACAACTGAAATGTCTTACCTTCTCCTGCTACCAAAACAAATCCAATAGCCATTAAAAGTGGATGCAGCTGAGTACAAGAGATGCAATGAATTTAAACCAAGTATACATAGCATGAACAAAGTATAAAAAAACTAATACGTCGTAGATATGTTGAAAAATACATTAAAGATCTTCTCCTTAATCCTGGATTCAAATGCAAGGCCTGTCCGGAAGTGTAGGAGCCAAACAAGTACGAGTGTAGTCACTGCGATGGCTAGCAGATGAGCAAAAATAGTGACCGGTGTTGCAGACAAACGGAAACTTGAACTGCTTTTAGCTGCCATAGTACCGAAAAAGTGTGCAGCAGAAAGGAGAAGATAAAAACAGAAGAAACAGAAGTTTAGAAAGTTAATTATGCTGTAAACATCCCTTATGAACAAGGACTATAGTTTATATAAGTCAAAGTGGTTGATAGCATCAAATTTAGGTATACAATAAGACAGTTTGTTGATTAATTTAGGAAAATGAAGCACCAGAAATGGTATCTAAGAAGACCATCTGGCCTGCCTATTGACCCATTTCTTAACATTTTCAATTAAGAGACGCAATTTCAAATGTGAAAACCAGCATACTTTGGGAGCACTTTGTGAGAACTACGTAGCCTTCACGGTTTTGACAAATTTATTAATTAGTACTATTAGGACATCAGTGATTTTAATAATCTCGTGATTAAATTTGAATGTTTTAGCTTGAACAAGTAAAATTCTATTGAAAACTAGTCTACT
This genomic interval from Apium graveolens cultivar Ventura chromosome 8, ASM990537v1, whole genome shotgun sequence contains the following:
- the LOC141678511 gene encoding putative ascorbate-specific transmembrane electron transporter 1, translated to MAAKSSSSFRLSATPVTIFAHLLAIAVTTLVLVWLLHFRTGLAFESRIKEKIFNLHPLLMAIGFVLVAGEAIMSFKTVAAERETQKIVHLILHTIALTCGIIGIYAVFKFHNEISIPHMYTLHSWIGMSTFCLFGLQFLFAFFSFVFPGADSGTRSRMAPYHVFFGIVIFLMAIISAETGLTERFIFIGLRRGQEALIMNFTGLLILLFGIAVGFSVILPRRY